CCTGCCCCGTCGCCCGGCCCGCCCTCGACCAGCAGGCCGTCCTCCAGCATCCAGGGCGTCGGGGTGGCAGACCCCATGACCCTGTCGGCGGGGCCGTCGGCGGCCGTCACCTCGCCGCCGGAGACCGCGTCGTACCAGGCGAACACCGGTGCGGCCCCGTCGTCGTCCCCGGGGGTCAGCCAGCGGTCCAGCCAGGACGCCATCTCGCCGCCGGCCGCGCTGTCGGGACCGGGGAGGCCGCCGTGCTCGCCGGCCACCCAACGAAGGGCGAACGGCACGTCCGCGGCCGCCAGCGCCTCGGCGTTGGCCAGCGACTGGCCCAGGGGGAACAACGTGTCGTCCATCGCATGCACGAGGAGCGTGGGCGTGTCTGTCTCCTCGAGGCGGCCTGCCGGGCTGCGGGCCGTCAGCAGCGCCGCGTCCTCGGGTGCCAGCACGCCGGCCCGGGCCGCCTCGACGTGGAGCGCGCAGACGACGGGATCGAACCGGCCGCACAGTCCCGACGAGAGCGCTGCCCCCGGCGAGGGAAGGCTGCCCGGCACCGCGTCGCTGGACGGTGTGACGGCGCTGGAGGGCGCGGCGACTCCTCCCAGCAGCGCCGAGGTGAACAGCAGGCTGACCCACTGCTCCTTCAGCACCCCGGGCCCGGCCGTGGCCGACGGGGAGAGCGCCTGCGCCAGATCGTGCCACGCCGCGACCGCGACGACCGCGTCCAGCCGTGGTTCGGCGGCCCCGGCCATCAGCGCCGCCCCGCCGCCGTAGCTGCCACCCGCAACGGCCACGAGGGGGTCGCCGGGGGCGTCCTGCTGGACCTCCCTTCGGTCGGCCAGGAGGTCGACCAGGACGCTGACGTCGGCGATCTCCCGGTCCGGATCGTTCAGGCCGATGGTCCCCCCGGACGCGCCGAACCCCCGGGCCGACCAGGTCAGCACGACGTAGCCCTGCCGGGCCCACTGCCGGGCTGCCTCGTCCAGCGACGACCGGTCCGAACCGAAGCCGTGGGCCAGCAGCACCGCGGGGGCGGGCAACGGCACCCCCTCCGCCACGTACAGGCCTGCGTCCAGCGTCACCGGCGGGTCACCGGCCGGCCCAGCGACCTCGACGACCAGCGACTCCTCCTCCACCGGGGTGTCCCGTCCCGCGATGACCAGGCCGACCACTGCCAGCACCAGGACGACGACCCCTGCCAGGGCGCGCCGCATCATCGCCCCGGTGCGGTCAGGGGGCGGCCGTGGATGTCAGTCCCCGCAGGCGGTGGCGGCGCGGCGCAGGACGTCCAGGTCGGGGTCGGTGACCACGGACTCCTCGGCGATGACGAACAGCTCGGCGACCGTGCCGCAGTTGGCCTCCAGCCAGCCGCGGGCGAGCGAGAACGGCATGATCACGCCGCTCTCCAGCCCCGCGACCGGACCGCCGACCAGCGCGCGGGCATCATCGCCGTCGGGCACGATCACGATGCGGGAGGGCAGGAACTCCCGCAGCTCCGTGCCGGTGTCGGCGACGTCGACCGGTCCGGACACCGTGACGACGCGACCGTCGAAGGCCGTGATGGGCGACGCGGTGACGACCTGCTCGATGTCCATGCGTGCCAGCGCGTCGAGGGTCGGGCCGGGCAGGGCGCCGCTCTGGCTGTACAGCACCGGCAGTGGCGCCGCACGACCGGCGGCCAGCCCACCCGCGGCCAGCCCGGTGGCGACGTCCTCGGCCGGGACGACCAACGCCGTGCGCAGGCCGTCGAGCACGCCGACCTCGCCGTTGGCGGTGAACAGCTCGGCGACACGGACCGCCGTGTCGAACCGGGAGTTGCCGGCGATCCGGATCGTCTCCAGGCCCATCTCGTCGGCGAAGGTGCGCTCGACCTCCCCGTTGAGGGCGCTGGTGCCACCGATCAGGATCGCCCGCTCGGTGTCCAGCTCGCGGATGACGTCGCGGGTCTGCGGGCTGACGACGGTGGCCTCGTTGAGGAGGATCGGGGCCCGGAGGATCCCCGCCAGGCCGGTCGCGGCCACCCCGTCGGCCAGGGCGTCGACGCTGACGACCACCACGGTCTCGGCGCGGCCGCCGTGGGCCTCACGGGCCGCCGACGCGGCCACGCGGATCGGATCCTCACCGGTGACCCGGACCACCCGGACGTCGCGGACCTCGCGTGACAGCAGGCCGAGCTCGTTCAGGCCGAACAGGATCGCGGCCGCGAAGACGAGGACCTGCACCAGCCGGAAGAAGGGATGCTCCAGACGCGACGTGGGGACGTCGCCCCACCCCTGCTGGTCGTCGGGATCCCGCCGCCTGACCCGGCGGCTGGGCTCAGGCGGCGCCGCCGTTGGTCTGCCCCTCCGAGGCGTCCACATGGGTTCCGGCGGTGCTCGGCACGGCGGCTTCGTCGGCAGGCATGGAGCCCACGAACCCGGCCCAGATGCCACCGGCGAGGACCATGATCGCGCCCACGATCCACGAGAAGGGGGAGTCGGTGACGAAGGTGCTGAAGATCGCGACGAAGCCCGCGAGGACCACCAGGTTGGCGATCACGGGGCTGGTCGGCTCGTCGGGGATGGCGGCCATGGCCCCATCTTGTACACCAGCACGGCCGCGCTGGCGAAGACGACGTGCCGACCGTGGGGCCTACCCAGCCTCCGTGGCGACGGCGCGTTGCAGGGCCAGGCGGTCGACCTTGCCCGACGGCAGGCGTGGCAGCGCGTTGACCACGACCAGGTCACGAGGTGCGGCGTAGCGAGGCATGCGCTCGGCCACGAAGCTGCGGAGGATGGCCAGGGACAGGACCGCACCGACCTGGTCGGGGACGACGACGGCGACCGCGCGCTGGCCCCACTCGGCGTCGGGCACCCCGACGACCTCGGCCTCGGCGATGGCCGGGTGCTGCTCGAGCAGGCTGGCCACGCTGGCCGCCACGACCTTCTCCCCGCCGGTGACGATCACGTCGTCGGCCCGCCACATCACGGTCACCCGACCATCGTCGTCGACCTCGCCGACGTCGGAGGTGACGAACCGCCCGTCGACCAGGCCCTGTCCCACCTCGGGCGTGGTGGTCCGGTAGCCGGTCATCACCGTCGGCCCGCCGATGGTCAGGCGGCCGTCGTCGGTGGTGCCCACGTCGACACCGGGCAGCGGCACGCCGTCGTACACGCAGCCGCCGCTGGTCTCGCTGGACCCGTAGGTCGTCGTCAGGCCGGGGACGCGCTCGACCAGTCCGTCGGTCAGGCGGGCCCCGCCGACCAGCACCGTGCCCCAGCCGTCAGGGTCGACGCCGGCGTCCAGCAGGCGGCGCAGCATCGTCGGGACGACGGCCAGGTGCACCGGGCCGTCGATGCCGCGGATCGCATCGACGTCGAAGTCGTCGTGCAGCACCGCCGGGGTGCCCGTGACGATCGCGCGGAGCAGGACGAGGACGCCGGCCACGTGGCTGGTCGGCAGGCAGCACAGCCACGGCACGTCGGGGTCGCTGCCGGTGGCCTCGAGGCCCAGCGTGACGCTTGCCTCCAGCGCACTGCGGGACAGCATCACACCCTTGGGCTTGCCGGTCGAGCCGCTGGTCGGGACCACGACGACCGTGTCGTCGGGCACCGGTTGGCCGCCGGGCAGGCCGACGAGGCCGCCGGGCTTGACGATCGCACCGGGCTTGAGGTCGGCGACCAGGCCGCCACGCGCCCGTGGGGGCAGCCGTGGGTCCAGCGGCAGCACGGCCGGCCCGCCCGCCCACGCGTCGCGGAGGGCCGCGTCCATCCTCGCCGGGGTGGCCTCCACCGCCAGCAGCAGCCGTCCGTTGCCGTTGTGGGTCGCGGAGCCGTCGTCAGTCACGGTCGACACGGTATCCGCCCATCCGATCCTCCCCACGCCCCTGCGGACCCCCCTCCCGACGCGCTGCGGACCCCCTCCCGGCACGGTGCGGCCGCGCGTGTGTGTCATCGGGACCACGTCCGTACGATCTGGACCCGTGAACGCCTATGTCGAAGCGGCCCGGCCGCGCACCCTCACCGCCGCGGTCGCGCCGGTCATCGTCGGAACGGCCACCGCGGCCACGTTCATCGCCTGGCGGGCCCTCGCCGCGCTGATCGTCTCGGTCAGCGTGCAGGTGGCCGTCAACTACGCCAACGACTACTTCGACGGGGTGAAGGGCGTCGACACCGAGGACCGCATGGGCCCTCGACGCGCCGTCGCCTCCGGGATGATCAGCCCGCCGGCCATGAAGCGCGCCATCCTCAACGCCTTCGTCGTGACCGCCCTGGCGGGCCTGGCGCTGGCCGCCGCGACGACGTGGTGGCTGGTGGCGGTCGGGGCGCTGTGCTTCCTCGCCGCCCTGGGCTACTCCGGTGGCCCGAAGCCGTACGCGTCGGCGGCGCTCGGCGAGGTGTTCGTGTTCGTGTTCTTCGGCCTCGTCGCCACCGTCGGCAGCGCCTTCGTGCAGGACGAGGCGGTGACCGTGACCGCGCTCCTCGCCGCCGTGCCGGTCGGCCTGTTCGCCGTGGCGATCCTGATCGCCAACAACCTGCGGGACATCCCCACCGACAGCCTCGCCGGCAAGCGCACGCTGGCCGTCGTGCTCGGTGACCGGGGGACCCGCCAGCTGCTGATCGGCACGATCATCGGTGCGTTCGCCTTCCTCGGGGTCATCGGCCTGAGCGTCGGATCCGCCTGGCCCTTCCTCGCCCTGCTGGCCGCCGTGCCGATCGCCCGACCCCTCGAGGCCGTCCGGGAGGGCGCGGTCGGCCCGGGCCTGATCCCGGTGCTCGGCGGGATCGCGCGCACCCAGCTGACCTTCGCGGTGCTGCTGACCATCGCCCTCGTCCTGGCGTGAGCGCGCCGCACCCGTTCGCCATCCCGCTGGTCACCCGGTTCCGGCGGGTGACCTCCCGGTCCGGCGTGCTGATCCGCGGCGCTGCCGGCTGGGGGGAGTTCTCGCCGTTCCCCGACTACGGCCCGGATGTCACCCGCTGGTGGTGGCTCGCCGCGCAGGAGGCTGCGGAGGAGGGGTATCCCGCCCCTGTCCGTGACCACGTCGAGGTCAACACGATCGTGCCGGTCGTCGATCCCGAGCGAGCCCACGCGATGGTGACCGCCAGCGGCTGCCGGACCGCCAAGGTGAAGGTCGCCGACCCCGGGGTGTCGTTGGCCGACGACGAGGCCAGGATCGAGGCCGTCCGCGACGCGCTGGGGCCGGACGGGCTGATCCGCATCGACGCCAACGCCGCCTGGGACGTCGACCGAGCCGTCCACGCCATCGGCCTGCTCGAGCGGGCGGCCGGGGGCCTGGAATACGTCGAGCAGCCCTGCGCGACGCTCGCGGAGATGGCGGCCCTCCGCCGGCGGGTCGAGGTGCCGCTGGCTGCCGACGAGTCAGTCCGCACCGCCGAGGATCCCTTGCGCATCGCCGGGCTGGAGGCCGCCGACATCGTCGTGGTCAAGGTGCAGCCGCTCGGCGGGGTGCGACGGGCCCTGGCGGTGATCGACGCGGCCGGGCTGCCCGCGGTGGTGTCCTCCGCCGTGGAGACATCGGTGGGCCTGGCCGCGGGGCTGGCCCTGGCGGCCGCGCTGCCGGAGCTGCCCCACGCGTGTGGCCTGGGCACCGCGACGCTGCTGGCCGGTGACGTCGTGGCCGAGCCGCTGGTGCCGGAGGGGGGACGGCTCGGGGTCCGGCGGGTCGAGCCCGACCCCGCCCTGCTGGCGCAATGGGCACCCGAGGACCCCGAGGTCGTGCTGGACCGCTACCGTGCAGCCGCCGCGGCCGCCGGGGCGGCGGTGCCCGAGGAGGGTGGACTGTGATGCCCGATCAGCAGCCGAGCGCGACCGCCGTTGCCCTGACCCTGGTCGACGAGCTGGCGGCGCAGGGCGTGACCGACGTAGTGGTGTCCCCGGGGTCCCGGTCGGCCCCGCTGTCGCTGGCCGTCGCGGCCCACGAGGGGCTGCGCATGCACGTCCGGGTCGACGAGCGGTCAGCGGCGTTCCTGGCGCTGGGGTTGGCCCGCGGGGCGGGGCGTCCGACGGCGCTGGTCTGTTCGTCGGGAACGGCGACGGCGAACTACCACCCGGCGGTGATGGAGGCCGATGCCGCTGGGGTCGGGGTGATCGTGCTGACCGCCGACCGGCCACCCGAGCTGCGCGACATCGGCGCCAACCAGACGGCCACGCAGCAGCACCTCTACGGCGGTGCGGTCCGCTGGTTCCACGAGGTGTCGGCCGGCGGTGACCGGCCGGGCGCGTACCTGCGGTCGGTGGTCGCCCGTGCAATGGCGCTGGCGGCCGGCGGGGTCGCCCCGGCCGGCCCCGTCCACCTCAACGTCCCGCTGCGCGAGCCGCTCCTCGACGACACGGCCACCGCCCTCCCCGGCCACCCGGGTGGTTCGACCGTGGCCGCGTCCCCTTCGGCGCGATCGGGGCCTGCATCGCGCATGGGCGACGCAGGCCCCGATCGTGCCGGTCCTCGGCCGGCCGGGTCGGCGGGCACGGGGGCGGCCACGTGGCTGCCCGCCCCCGTCGAGGTCCTGGCGGGGCGACGTGGACTGGTGATCGCGGGGGAGGGGGCGGTCGGGGGCGACGACGTGCTCGACGTCGCCGCGGCGCTGGGCTGGCCGGTCCTCGCCGAGCCCACCTCCGGCCTGCGTCACCGTGACCCCGCCATCCGCACCGGGCACTGGCTGGCCGCCAGCGAGGCGTTCGTCGGGGGCCACCGGCCGGAGGTGGTCGTGCAGCTCGGCCGGCCCGTCCTGTCCCGCCCCGTCGGTGCGATCGTGGCCGGCTGCGAACAGGTCGTCGTCTGCGACCCCCTCGACCGGGGGTGGGATCCGCAGCGCAACGCCCGACTGGTCCTGCCCGTTGCCTTCGCGGAGTGGGCTGCCCCCGCGGTCGACGGCGCCGAGCGGGTCGAGGGGTGGCTCGACGCGTGGCGGGACGCCG
This genomic window from Euzebya rosea contains:
- a CDS encoding o-succinylbenzoate synthase; amino-acid sequence: MSAPHPFAIPLVTRFRRVTSRSGVLIRGAAGWGEFSPFPDYGPDVTRWWWLAAQEAAEEGYPAPVRDHVEVNTIVPVVDPERAHAMVTASGCRTAKVKVADPGVSLADDEARIEAVRDALGPDGLIRIDANAAWDVDRAVHAIGLLERAAGGLEYVEQPCATLAEMAALRRRVEVPLAADESVRTAEDPLRIAGLEAADIVVVKVQPLGGVRRALAVIDAAGLPAVVSSAVETSVGLAAGLALAAALPELPHACGLGTATLLAGDVVAEPLVPEGGRLGVRRVEPDPALLAQWAPEDPEVVLDRYRAAAAAAGAAVPEEGGL
- a CDS encoding 1,4-dihydroxy-2-naphthoate polyprenyltransferase → MNAYVEAARPRTLTAAVAPVIVGTATAATFIAWRALAALIVSVSVQVAVNYANDYFDGVKGVDTEDRMGPRRAVASGMISPPAMKRAILNAFVVTALAGLALAAATTWWLVAVGALCFLAALGYSGGPKPYASAALGEVFVFVFFGLVATVGSAFVQDEAVTVTALLAAVPVGLFAVAILIANNLRDIPTDSLAGKRTLAVVLGDRGTRQLLIGTIIGAFAFLGVIGLSVGSAWPFLALLAAVPIARPLEAVREGAVGPGLIPVLGGIARTQLTFAVLLTIALVLA
- the menD gene encoding 2-succinyl-5-enolpyruvyl-6-hydroxy-3-cyclohexene-1-carboxylic-acid synthase gives rise to the protein MPDQQPSATAVALTLVDELAAQGVTDVVVSPGSRSAPLSLAVAAHEGLRMHVRVDERSAAFLALGLARGAGRPTALVCSSGTATANYHPAVMEADAAGVGVIVLTADRPPELRDIGANQTATQQHLYGGAVRWFHEVSAGGDRPGAYLRSVVARAMALAAGGVAPAGPVHLNVPLREPLLDDTATALPGHPGGSTVAASPSARSGPASRMGDAGPDRAGPRPAGSAGTGAATWLPAPVEVLAGRRGLVIAGEGAVGGDDVLDVAAALGWPVLAEPTSGLRHRDPAIRTGHWLAASEAFVGGHRPEVVVQLGRPVLSRPVGAIVAGCEQVVVCDPLDRGWDPQRNARLVLPVAFAEWAAPAVDGAERVEGWLDAWRDADDRAGAVLDRLLDEGTDPTELGLVRDLARALPDDSVLTVASSLAIRHLNETMPVRNGLRVVGNRGVSGIDGFVSTAVGVALAHDGPAVALAGDLSMVHDMTGLVIGPDEPVPALPIVVINNDGGGIFDLLPYGSGVAPATFRRLFATPHGVPLGGLAITTGAGYLGLDEMADLPGALDDAWANPGITIVEVTTDTPTETARYHRIREAIAAELG
- a CDS encoding class I adenylate-forming enzyme family protein, producing the protein MTDDGSATHNGNGRLLLAVEATPARMDAALRDAWAGGPAVLPLDPRLPPRARGGLVADLKPGAIVKPGGLVGLPGGQPVPDDTVVVVPTSGSTGKPKGVMLSRSALEASVTLGLEATGSDPDVPWLCCLPTSHVAGVLVLLRAIVTGTPAVLHDDFDVDAIRGIDGPVHLAVVPTMLRRLLDAGVDPDGWGTVLVGGARLTDGLVERVPGLTTTYGSSETSGGCVYDGVPLPGVDVGTTDDGRLTIGGPTVMTGYRTTTPEVGQGLVDGRFVTSDVGEVDDDGRVTVMWRADDVIVTGGEKVVAASVASLLEQHPAIAEAEVVGVPDAEWGQRAVAVVVPDQVGAVLSLAILRSFVAERMPRYAAPRDLVVVNALPRLPSGKVDRLALQRAVATEAG
- a CDS encoding cell wall-binding repeat-containing protein, which translates into the protein MQVLVFAAAILFGLNELGLLSREVRDVRVVRVTGEDPIRVAASAAREAHGGRAETVVVVSVDALADGVAATGLAGILRAPILLNEATVVSPQTRDVIRELDTERAILIGGTSALNGEVERTFADEMGLETIRIAGNSRFDTAVRVAELFTANGEVGVLDGLRTALVVPAEDVATGLAAGGLAAGRAAPLPVLYSQSGALPGPTLDALARMDIEQVVTASPITAFDGRVVTVSGPVDVADTGTELREFLPSRIVIVPDGDDARALVGGPVAGLESGVIMPFSLARGWLEANCGTVAELFVIAEESVVTDPDLDVLRRAATACGD